In Drosophila bipectinata strain 14024-0381.07 chromosome 2R, DbipHiC1v2, whole genome shotgun sequence, one genomic interval encodes:
- the side-VIII gene encoding nephrin isoform X4, translating into MSHASCRPLILPLCLLVLSTLNGPATAASRVRVSSSTTMTRNIEEENALLYLLAGPPVLSESIMGTVGRLPCNVTPPIYEDRVALVIWYKVGLKTPIYSVDTRDSNFAQGTHWSDETYRERLSFHVEGRAGTLTIKSTTEDDTGEYRCRVDFQKSPTRNSKVNLTVIIPPESVIILDSKGATIKDHTLGPYNEGSGINITCVAIGGRPQPRVTWLHGNTVYKDANVGQSLSERRVGNVLSLPRLERKNLHMQLTCRAENNNLTTPIISSVVLDMNLRPLIVKLQGENRPLSAGNSYQLSCVVIGARPAPTITWWKGSTPMKNTHEIANPDGNMTTSVLTFTPTIDDRGKFLSCRAEQSMIPESGLEDGWKLDIYHIPVVSLELGTNSLNSTLREGIDVFFECNIKSNPWIYQVSWRHNGEILSNNPAEGIAVSNQSLVLQNASRARSGIYTCVGSNREGDGESNPVQLDIRFAPVCRPGQRTTYSAGRQETVKVACEIDANPSEATYVWKFNASHGETIDILSSQVAVDRGRSIAHYTPQTENDYGTLLCWATNEIGDQSEPCVYTIVPAGEPDPLLNCTVLNQTSTGFQIECIEGFDGGLQQDFIMEVYANGTTRYPKISKSKRPYFEVSGLVPGMGYNVFLIAHNSKGRSNATILQVYTLKDPEKQTVKITFTKSYQGLRPAYPKQPKAPSTTASDCVCDEDEFINLGKIVGHDAGRDLDQQEGSGGHYFSIIFY; encoded by the exons GTCCGCCCGTGCTGTCCGAGTCCATTATGGGAACGGTCGGTCGCCTGCCCTGCAACGTCACCCCGCCCATTTACGAGGACCGAGTGGCACTGGTCATCTGGTACAAAGTTGGCCTAAAGACGCCCATTTACAG TGTGGATACACGGGACTCGAATTTCGCTCAGGGCACCCACTGGTCGGACGAGACATACCGGGAACGGTTATCCTTTCACGTGGAAGGACGTGCCGGCACTCTGACCATCAAGTCAACCACCGAGGACGACACGGGCGAGTATCGGTGCCGCGTCGACTTCCAGAAGAGTCCCACGCGTAACTCCAAAGTGAATTTAACTGTCATAA TTCCGCCCGAATCTGTAATTATATTGGACAGCAAGGGAGCCACCATTAAGGATCACACGCTGGGGCCCTACAACGAGGGCTCCGGCATCAACATCACGTGCGTGGCCATCGGCG GTCGCCCGCAGCCGAGGGTTACCTGGCTGCACGGCAACACCGTCTACAAGGACGCCAACGTGGGCCAATCCCTCTCGGAGCGGCGGGTGGGCAATGTCCTGTCACTGCCAAGGCTGGAGCGCAAGAATCTTCACATGCAGCTAACGTGCCGGGCGGAGAACAATAATTTGACAACGCCAATTATCAGCAGCGTTGTCCTCGACATGAACT TACGCCCTCTGATTGTGAAGCTGCAGGGAGAGAATCGACCACTCTCGGCCGGGAATTCTTATCAGCTCAGCTGCGTTGTCATCGGAGCACGTCCAGCCCCGACGATTACCTGGTGGAAGGGCAGCACCCCCATGAAGAATACTCATGAGATT GCCAATCCGGACGGCAATATGACCACCTCGGTGCTGACATTCACGCCCACCATCGATGACCGCGGCAAGTTCCTGTCCTGCCGCGCCGAGCAGAGCATGATACCCGAGTCCGGGCTGGAGGACGGCTGGAAGTTGGACATCTATC ATATTCCGGTTGTGAGCCTTGAACTCGGCACCAATTCCCTGAACTCGACGCTGCGCGAAGGAATCGATGTCTTCTTCGAGTGCAACATCAAGTCGAATCCCTGGATCTATCAAGTTAGCTGGCGGCACAAC GGTGAGATCCTGTCCAACAATCCCGCCGAAGGCATTGCCGTCTCCAACCAGAGCCTGGTCCTCCAAAATGCCAGCCGGGCCAGGAGCGGCATCTACACGTGTGTGGGCAGCAACCGGGAGGGCGACGGCGAAAGTAATCCCGTCCAGCTGGACATTCGAT TTGCTCCGGTTTGCCGACCTGGCCAACGAACCACTTACAGTGCCGGCAGGCAGGAAACAGTCAAGGTGGCCTGTGAAATTGATGCCAATCCCTCGGAGGCCACCTATGTCTGGAAATTTAATGCAAGCCATGGCGAAACCATTGACATACTCTCCTCTCAGGTTGCCGTGGATCGGGGCCGCAGTATTGCCCACTATACCCCACAAACGGAGAAT GACTACGGAACGCTGTTATGCTGGGCCACCAACGAAATTGGCGATCAAAGTGAACCCTGCGTATACACAATAGTCCCAGCAG GCGAACCGGATCCTTTACTCAATTGCACGGTACTGAACCAGACATCGACGGGCTTCCAAATCGAATGCATCGAAGGATTCGACGGCGGACTGCAGCAGGACTTTATAATGGAGGTTTATGCGAACGGAACGACTCGCTATCCCAAAATTTCCAAATCAAA GCGACCGTACTTTGAGGTGAGCGGTCTGGTGCCCGGCATGGGCTACAATGTCTTCCTCATCGCCCACAATAGCAAGGGTCGGAGCAATGCCACCATTTTGCAGGTCTACACCCTCAAGGATCCCGAAAAGCAGACGG ttaaaataaCATTTACTAAGTCCTATCAAGGACTAAGACCTGCTTATCCCAAGCAGCCAAAAGCACCGTCTACCACCGCCAGCGACTGCGTTTGCGACGAGGACGAGTTCATCAACTTGGGCAAGATAGTTGGCCACGACGCGGGCAGGGATCTTGACCAGCAAGAAGGTAGCGGTGGACACTATTTCTCTATTATTTTCTACTAA